AACCGCCATGGGTTGGTGTTTTTTGATCACGTGCTTAGTTACGACGGCGTTCTGGAATCCGCGCAGCCTTACCATTAAGATCACGTAAGTAGTAGAGCTTAGCCCGACGTACCCGACCTTGGCGGATAACGTCGATCTTAGCAACTCGTGGGGAGTGTAATGGGAAGATCCGTTCCACACCGACACCGTTACTGATCTTACGAACCGTGTAAGTAGCTTGGATGCCCGCACCCTTACGCTTGATAACGACACCTTCGAATAACTGAATCCGTTCGCGGGACCCTTCAACGATCCGGGCGTGAACGCGAACAGTATCCCCGGCACGGAAGTCCGGCACATCGTCACGTAATTGTTCTTGGTTAATCTTGGCAATTAATTGATTTTGGCGCATATTTTTTCTTTCCTTTCGCCAACATTCATTCTCAGAATTCGACAGCGGAATGTTGTTTCTGTGGCTAAACAGCCAAAAATAAGTGTAGCATATCTATCAAGCCCTGTAAAGGTTAACTTCTTGACTGCTGGTCACGCTTTTCCTCTTCTTCGATACGCACGTCGGCCAATAAATGCTTCTGCTGTTGGGTCAGGTGCTGGTGGTCAATCAAGTCCGGTCGGCGCAGATAAGTCCGCCGTAACGCTTCTTTTTGCCGCCATTCGTCGATTTTTTGGTGGTTCCCGCTGATCAACACGTCCGGCACGGTCATCCCCCGAAAATCAGCTGGCCGCGTGTATTGCGGGTATTCCAACAATCCGGACGAAAACGAGTCACCGGGCGCCGACTCGGCGTTACCCAGTACCCCGGGTAGGAGCCGCACCGTAGCGTCGATCATCACCATGGTTGGCAATTCCCCGCCGGTCAACACGAAGTCGCCCAACGACACCTCATCGGTCACCAGCTGCCGAATCCGTTCGTCATAGCCCTCGTAATGGCCGCACAGGAAGGTCAGGTGTTCCTCGTGGGCAAAGGTCTCGGCCACGTGCTGGTCAAAGGTCACGCCCGCCGGATCCGTCAGAATCACTCGGCCCTTGGGCAGTCCCTCAGCGGCCGCCTGTTCCTGCGTAGCAGCTAAGGCATCAAAGATGGGTTGGGGCTGTAACAGCATCCCCGCCCCCCCACCAAAGGGATAATCGTCCACGTTACCGTGCTTATTGGTCGAGTAGTCCCGAAAGTTGGTCACCGGCATGGTCAAATGGCCGTTTTCGATGGCCTTACCCACGATGGAATCGTGCATCGGCCCGCTAAACATATCGGGAAATAAACTTAACACGTCAATTCGCATTAGTCGAGTCCCTCCATTAAATCAACCGTGACCTGCTGCGAGTCGAGGTCGATGTGCTTGACCACCTGGTCGATCACCGGTAACAAGAGGTCGGCTTTCCCGGTGCGTTGGACCACCCACACGTCGTTAGCGCCGGGCGACAAGATTTCTTTAATGGTACCCAGCTGGTCTCCCGATTCCGTCACCACGTGTAGGCCCACAATCTGGTGGTAATAGTATTCGCCGGGCTTTAAATCATCGGCTTGTAACTCGTCGGCCGTGATCTTGAGCGTAGCGGTCTTGAAGCCCTCCACGTCATTGATTGACGGGTAACCGGTGAAACTTAACAAATAAAATTGCTTATGCTGGCGCACCGTGGCCACGGTCAGCTTCGTGGGTTGCGTCGCGTTGGGCAAGAAGGCCCACAAAACGGCCCCCTTGGCGAAGCGCTTCTGAGGAAAGTCGGTGGTGGCGATGACCCGCACCTCTCCTTTAATGCCGTGAGTGTTCACAATGGTACCCACCGTATAATACGTCATGGTTATACTCCCATCTATTTTGGTTTCGTGCGTCTTTGATGGGCCGGCGTCTCGCACTAGACCACCGGCTAGTTAACTGCTTGAATGATACAAAAAACTCGAGGGAAACGTTGCCGCCTCACTCGAGAGTCTTTGTCGGGTGGTCATCAATGATGAGCCGAACCCGTTTATTGCCGTTGACGCGCACGCTATAGACGATTGTCCGAATAGCTTGGGCGACCCGGCCTTGCTTACCGATGACCCGGCCAACATCGTCCGGGTGCACGGCTAACCGATATTCGTAGAACCGCTCCGTTTCCGTGGTCGTGACGACCAAATCATCCGGATGTTCCACGAGGGGGCTGACAATTGCAAGAATTAATGCCTTAAAATCGGTCATGGCTAATCACTACTTCTTAGTGTACTTAGCTTCGTGGTATTGCTTCATGATTCCGGCGTTCGAAAGTAAGTTCTTCACCGTATCTGAAGGTTGAGCACCGTTGTTCAACCAGTTCATGATGGATTCTTCGTTTAACTTAACTTCGGCTGGGTTTACCACTGGGTTGTAAGTCCCAACGTTTTCGATAAACCGACCATCCCGAGGGCTCCGAGAATCGGCAACCACGATTCGGTAGAATGGGCGCTTCTTAGAACCCACCCGCTTTAAGCGAATCTTTACTGACATGTAGACACCTCCTGTATTTCTTTCAACGTGTAATAATATACCAGTTTCTAGATATGATGTAAAGAGTTTTTTCTTTACACCTTAAAATTAATCGAACGGACGGCGTAACCAGGCAATCACGTTGGGCGTTAACGCCGCTTGATGGGTAATGATCCACTCGGAAACCGCCCCGTAATCGTTAAAGTCTAGGACGGGCGCGTGCACCCCCGCCGCCTGTAAGTGGGCCACGAATCGTAAATCCGCAATACTCATCGGCGCTTGGTACAACGGATTTTCCTGGGCGTGACTCCCCCATTCGTCGTTTAAAATAGCTAAGGCATTACGATATGCTGGCGTTTGTAAGAGGAGCGCCCGCAGTTCGTCGGCCGTTAAGACTGTACTCATGTCAGATTCCCCCTTAGGGCTTGAAGTTGTGGATCGCTGGCCAGACTAATCACCTGGCCGGGCGCGTGCTGCACCGAAAATTGGGCCACGGGACTGGTCAATAACCAGATAACGTCTAAGGCCACCGGGCAGGTCACCCGAGCCTCGCCGTAACCGTCAGTCAGTAGAATCGCCAATTGCCCCGGTTGACCGGCCATTAATCGCGGCAAGCTATCAAAAACCGCTTGAAAACGGGTCCCGCCCCCACCGACACGCTTTAGGTCGGGGACCCGACCGGTCAGGGTAAAGCTCTGGCGGCTGTGAACCACGGTGTCAAACGGGTAGACCCGGATACTGGCCGGGTAAATCGCCAACAAGCGGGTCAGTTGACTCAGTAGATAGGCAATTTCTTGGTTTCCCATCGATCCCGACTCATCCACGAAAATGCGGATGGTCTGCCAGGTCTGTACCGTTTGGCCCGGCAACTCCATGCGTTGCGGTTGGCGCCGGTTAAACCGCCCATAGGCCGGTTGCCGCCCCGCCGGCACCTGGCCTAATTGACGCTGTAACAGCCCCTGCCAGTTCAGCGGGTGAGTCAGCGGCATCATGGTCAAAGCCGCCTGGACCTTGCCCGGTAAGGTCCCCCGCTGCTTGGCACTGAGCGTTTCAGCCGTCGTGGTGAGGACCTGCCGCCGCCACTGGTCTCTAGCGACCTGATCACTCAGTTGGCCGGTCGCCCACCCCCGATGGCCGTCGCGTTGGCCGGGTTGGGGCGTTGCCGTGGCCAGTTGTTCCACTAACTGATCGCCCACCTCTTGATTGGGTACCGGATGGGGCGTTACCGACGTCGTAGCCGCGTGCTGAGTCTGCCACCGGCGCAGTAACCGCCAATAAACGGCTGAATCCTGTTTCGCTGCCACCGGTTGGTCCAGTAACGTGTGTAACGTCTGACTGGTTACGGCCCCCGCCGGCAAGTCGTCGAGGTAGTCGTTGACCGCCGCATCGGTGGCCCAGCGTACCAGCGGCGCCTGTTGAGGTGTCCGCAGCGCCGCGGCGTAACGGTCCGGGTGATCCCAGACCAAGTGCAACACCACGTGGCGCAGCATGGCTAACCATTGCGCCCCCGTCCAAGCCGTTTGGGCCAGGGCAGCGGGACTGACTATTAATTGCCAATCCGTTGGGCGGGCCCGTAACCCTAGCGGCGTCGGGCGCGCCTGCAGGGTCACGGCTAACTGGCTTAACACCCGGCCATAAAACGGGTCGTGTTGCAGAAGATACATCACACTAGCTTGACAGAGCTCCCTAGTCGCTGATGCCTGTTGCTTAGCTGGCAGGGTCGCTAACCGGCTTAATCGTGCTGAAAGACTCAACATCGTCTACACCTCGATTTGACTGCCACGTTTGCCAATCTGGGTCAGTACCGCGTAAAGTTGGCTCACCGCCGTCGTGGTCGCTACCTGTTGATACAGGGCCTCTAAGAGTCCCGGTTGTTGGGCCATGGTCCGAGCCACCGCAAATTGCCCGTCCGGGGCGCACAGCATCAATAACTGCGTGAAGCGTTCGGCGTTAACCGTCTTCGTCAACGGCCAAGCGTCCACGTTCTGAAGACACTGAGTCAGCAAGCGCTGCTGTTGGGCCGGATTTAACGTGCGAAAGGTCGTTGCCGCCGCATCTTGGGTGTACAGCTGTGCCACGGTCAGCGTGGGGCGCTTGGTCTGCACGTAACCGGCAAAGGCCGTCCCGACCGTGGCACCCAGGTTCCCCACCAATAACTCGCGGGCCACGGCGGTCGTCCCCAGCAAGTCCTGCCGATCGAGCTCGCGCAATAGCCGCGAAACGCGCGCCCAGGCCCGGGGCGTTGGCTGTAAGTCGGCGTCTTCCTGGTCGCTGGTCGGGGCCGTGAACAAATCACTGGGATTGGCCGTCAGGTAGTTAGTCACCAACGGACTAATGCGGGGTTGCCCGTTGACCTGCGCTTGGGCCCAGGCCAACCAGGTCGGCGTGTCGGCCTGCAGGACCAAACGGGTGGTCCGATCGGCGATGGCCGCATCCCCGGGGGTCACGCCGTAATGACTGCTGGCAAATCCCCGCATGGTAGCGTCCGGGTTTTCCGCTAAGATCAGGTGGACCTGTTGCGGTAAGACCAGGCTATTGATCTGGCGCTGTAAGACCAGGTTCATCAGTTCGCTTTGCACCGCCTGGGTGCCCCGGTTGAACTCGTCGAGAAACCAGATGATTTCGTCATCGGGATGGGCCTCGGCGTACTGGATCAGACTCACCAGGGTGTGCGAATAGCCGAATTGCACGTCGGCCAAGCGCCCGTAGTGGGCCGTTTGGATAAACGAGTCGCTGGTTAGTGGCGGCACGGGGATCACCAGGTCCCCTTTTTCCACCAGGCTGACCACCGTGGTGAAGAGCTTAGCGTGGCGTTGCTGGGCCACGTCGGCCACCAGCGCGGACTTGCCGATACCGGCTTCCCCCACGAGGGTGGGGACGCTCCCACTCGCTAAGACCACCTGCACCGCCTGTAAACATTGTTGGTAGGTTAAAGCCACCTTGTCCGACTCCCTTCGTGAACTGCCATGAACGAGCATCTCTCTGGCAGTCGTAATTATAGTCTATTTTACTATATTCCACGCAAAAGGCCCACGAGAGATCTCGTGAGCCCGCTAGCGTCTAGTTTAACTAATTAGCCCAATCAACTCGGCTTAACCCTTGACTTGCGGTAGGGCCCGGCGCTGAAAGAACTTAACGATTTCGACGATGACGACCATCAAGAGGCCGGCCAAGCCTACGATCCCCCATTGACCTAACGTTAACGTCGTCACGTGGAAGATCCCGTTTAAGCCCGGCACCAGAATCGTCATGGCCAGTAAGCCAAAAGCAATCACAATCGCCCAGTTGAAGAACTTATTGCGCCACACGCCGATTTTAAACAACGAGCCGTGGATCGACTTGGAGTTAAAGGCGTGGAAGAGTTGGATCAGTCCCAACGTGGCAAAGGCCATGGTCAGTGCGTCAGCGTGAGCCAGACTCGCACTCGCGTGAACCGGGAAGGTAATCGCCAGCCAGTAGACGCCCAGCGTTAACGCCCCTTCTAAGAACCCTTGGTAGAGAATCCCGCTTAGGACCCCACCGGAAAAGAAGTTCGACTTGCGGCCCCGCGGTGGGCGGTTCATCAGGTTGCGTTCCAGCGGTTCCACCCCTAAGGCGATGGCCGGCAAGGTATCGGTCACCAGGTTAATCCATAAGATATGCACGGGGGCTAAGATCTGCCAGCCCAGCATGGTCATCATGAACAGGGTCAAGACTTCTCCCAGGTTGGCGGAGAGCAGGTACTGGATGGCCTTTTGAATGTTGGCAAAGACCTTCCGCCCCTCTTCGACCGCCACCACGATGGTCGCAAAATTGTCATCGGCTAAGACCATGTCACTGGCCCCCTTGGCGACCTCGGTCCCGGTGATTCCCATGCCGATCCCGATGTCGGCGGCCTTCAACGCCGGGGCGTCGTTGACCCCGTCGCCGGTCATGGCCACGACCTTCCCGCGCTTCTGCCAAGCGTTCACAATGCGGACCTTGTGCTCCGGCGCCACCCGCGCGTAGACCGCGTATTGGTCGACCGTCTTTTGGAACGTGGCGTCGTCTAAGGCGTCGAGTTCCGCCCCGGTCAACACGGCGTCGGTCTGCTTGGCGGTGATAATGCCCAACCGTTGGGCGATGGCCGCAGCGGTGTCACGGTGATCCCCGGTGATCATGATGGGCCGAATCCCCGCGCCCTTGGCTTCGGCGACGGCTTGGGCCACTTCCGGGCGTTCGGGATCGATCATCCCCACCAACCCGGCAAAGATCAGGTCCTGTTCGGCGGTAGCCGAGTCTAGCGGCGTCGGCACGGCCGGCACGACGCGGTAGGCGAAGGCCAACACCCGAATCGCCTGGGTTGCCAGGTCGTGGTTGGTGGCTAAAATGGCCTGGCGTTGCGCCGCCGTGACGGCCGTGATCTCACCAGCCAGATCGACGCGCGTAACCCGCTTTAAGAGCTCGTCGGGCGCCCCCTTGACGGCCACCAGAAACTGGCCGTCACTTAGAGGGTGAACCGTGGTCATCAACTTCCGTTCCGAATCAAACGGAATCTCGGCGACTCGCGGATACGTCTTTAGCGTTTGGGCCACCGGGAACTGGCGGTCGAGTTGGTACTGGACCAACGCCGTTTCCGTGGGATCACCGGCCAAACCATCAGCCAGCTGTTGCGTATCGTTGCTCAATAACATGATGCGGGCCAACGGATCATCGTCACGGAGTGGATTAGCGGTGGCCGGTACCAAGCGGCCGTTTTGGTAGACTTGTTCGACGGTCATCTTGTTTTGCGTCAGCGTCCCGGTCTTATCCGAGGCGATGATGTCGGTACTCCCCAGCGTTTCGACCGCCGGGAGCTTGCGGACCAACGCGTGGCGCTTAGCCATGCGTTGGGTCCCTAACGCTAGCGTGATGGTCACGATGGCCGGTAAGCCTTCCGGAATCGCCGCTACGGCCAGCGAGATGGCCGTCAGTAGCATGTCGATGACGTTAGCCGTCCCGCGCCAAAGTCCTAAACCAAAGACCACGGCAGCAATCACTAAGATTAGTCCGGTCAACGCCTTCCCCAGCTGAACCAGATTGGCCTGTAGCGGCGTGGTGGTCTCGTCGGCGGCTTCGAGCATCCCGGCGATGCGGCCCACCTCGGTGGCCATCCCCGTCGCCACGACCACTCCGGTCGCCCGGCCGTATGTCACGTTGCTGTTCATGAACGCCAGGTTGGTCCGGTCCCCCAGACTCAAGTTATCACCGGTCAACACGGCGCTAGTCTTCTCAACTGGCACGGATTCCCCGGTCAACGCGGACTCTTCGACCTTCAGGCCCGCCACATCGACCAGTCGCAGATCGGCGGGCACCACGTCGCCGGCTTCTAATAAGACGCTGTCACCGACGACCAACTCGTCACTCTTAACGGTCAGAACCTGACCGTCACGACGCACCGTGGCGTTGGGTGCGGCCATGTCCTTTAGGGCGTTAATGGCCTCCTCAGCCTTGGCCTCCTGAAAGACCCCGAAGATGGCGTTTAAAATCACCACTAAGAGAATAATCACGGCATCGACCAGTTCCCCGGTCATCCCGGCAACGATAGCCGCCACCAGTAATACGATGATCATCAGGTCCTTGAATTGGCCGATGAAACGCTGAAGTAGGGTTGTTTTTTTCTGTTGGGCCAAGGCGTTACGGCCGTTGCGCGCTAAGCGTTCCTGCGCGGTAGCGGTACTCAATCCCTGGTCACTGGTCTGTAGCCGCTGGTAAAGTGCCGCGACAGTTTGTTGATAGAGCGGTATTTTGGTCATCACAAATCCTCCTAAAGTTGAACAAAACCTTACCGCGGGGCCCCATTTTCCGGTAAAAGAAAATGAGACCTACGCGCATCCACCCCATGGTGAATACACATAAGTCTCACTATTTAAGACCATCCCGGAACGTCTTCTTGCTGACGAAATGGCCACAGACTCGCTGCTAGTTACTCCCTTATGATTAAACTTAGTATACCGGAAACCGGCCAGCCTGTCTACTATTTGCGACGCTTACGTTTCAAACGTTTACGCTTATTCTTCTTCATCTGCCGTGACATGCGGTTCATGGCCATCTTCTGCATCCGGCCACCTAAGCCGCCGCCCATACCGGTCTGGCCCATCAACTGTTCCATGCCGGACATGTTCCCCTTGGAGACCTGGTTCATCATCTTTTTCATCTGATTGAACTGCTTGATCATCCGGTTAACTTCGTGAATTGGGCGACCAGATCCGGCCGCAATCCGCCGCCGCCGCGACGGGTTCAAGACGTCGGGATTGGTCCGTTCTTGCTCGGTCATGGAGTAAACCACGGCCTTCAAGTGCTCGATGTCCTTGGGATCCATTTGCACGTTCTTTAGGGCCGGGTTGTTGGCCATCCCCGGAATCATCTTCATCAGATCTTCCATCGGCCCCATTTTTTGGATCTGGCTGATCTGATCCACGAAATCGTTAAAGTCAAACGAGTTCTCCTGAATCTTCTCGGTCAGTTCTTGGGCCTGCTTCTGATCGTATTCCTTCTGGG
Above is a window of Levilactobacillus zymae DNA encoding:
- a CDS encoding cation-translocating P-type ATPase, with translation MTKIPLYQQTVAALYQRLQTSDQGLSTATAQERLARNGRNALAQQKKTTLLQRFIGQFKDLMIIVLLVAAIVAGMTGELVDAVIILLVVILNAIFGVFQEAKAEEAINALKDMAAPNATVRRDGQVLTVKSDELVVGDSVLLEAGDVVPADLRLVDVAGLKVEESALTGESVPVEKTSAVLTGDNLSLGDRTNLAFMNSNVTYGRATGVVVATGMATEVGRIAGMLEAADETTTPLQANLVQLGKALTGLILVIAAVVFGLGLWRGTANVIDMLLTAISLAVAAIPEGLPAIVTITLALGTQRMAKRHALVRKLPAVETLGSTDIIASDKTGTLTQNKMTVEQVYQNGRLVPATANPLRDDDPLARIMLLSNDTQQLADGLAGDPTETALVQYQLDRQFPVAQTLKTYPRVAEIPFDSERKLMTTVHPLSDGQFLVAVKGAPDELLKRVTRVDLAGEITAVTAAQRQAILATNHDLATQAIRVLAFAYRVVPAVPTPLDSATAEQDLIFAGLVGMIDPERPEVAQAVAEAKGAGIRPIMITGDHRDTAAAIAQRLGIITAKQTDAVLTGAELDALDDATFQKTVDQYAVYARVAPEHKVRIVNAWQKRGKVVAMTGDGVNDAPALKAADIGIGMGITGTEVAKGASDMVLADDNFATIVVAVEEGRKVFANIQKAIQYLLSANLGEVLTLFMMTMLGWQILAPVHILWINLVTDTLPAIALGVEPLERNLMNRPPRGRKSNFFSGGVLSGILYQGFLEGALTLGVYWLAITFPVHASASLAHADALTMAFATLGLIQLFHAFNSKSIHGSLFKIGVWRNKFFNWAIVIAFGLLAMTILVPGLNGIFHVTTLTLGQWGIVGLAGLLMVVIVEIVKFFQRRALPQVKG
- the rpsP gene encoding 30S ribosomal protein S16, with the translated sequence MSVKIRLKRVGSKKRPFYRIVVADSRSPRDGRFIENVGTYNPVVNPAEVKLNEESIMNWLNNGAQPSDTVKNLLSNAGIMKQYHEAKYTKK
- a CDS encoding KH domain-containing protein is translated as MTDFKALILAIVSPLVEHPDDLVVTTTETERFYEYRLAVHPDDVGRVIGKQGRVAQAIRTIVYSVRVNGNKRVRLIIDDHPTKTLE
- a CDS encoding VWA-like domain-containing protein, with translation MLSLSARLSRLATLPAKQQASATRELCQASVMYLLQHDPFYGRVLSQLAVTLQARPTPLGLRARPTDWQLIVSPAALAQTAWTGAQWLAMLRHVVLHLVWDHPDRYAAALRTPQQAPLVRWATDAAVNDYLDDLPAGAVTSQTLHTLLDQPVAAKQDSAVYWRLLRRWQTQHAATTSVTPHPVPNQEVGDQLVEQLATATPQPGQRDGHRGWATGQLSDQVARDQWRRQVLTTTAETLSAKQRGTLPGKVQAALTMMPLTHPLNWQGLLQRQLGQVPAGRQPAYGRFNRRQPQRMELPGQTVQTWQTIRIFVDESGSMGNQEIAYLLSQLTRLLAIYPASIRVYPFDTVVHSRQSFTLTGRVPDLKRVGGGGTRFQAVFDSLPRLMAGQPGQLAILLTDGYGEARVTCPVALDVIWLLTSPVAQFSVQHAPGQVISLASDPQLQALRGNLT
- a CDS encoding ATP-binding protein, with protein sequence MALTYQQCLQAVQVVLASGSVPTLVGEAGIGKSALVADVAQQRHAKLFTTVVSLVEKGDLVIPVPPLTSDSFIQTAHYGRLADVQFGYSHTLVSLIQYAEAHPDDEIIWFLDEFNRGTQAVQSELMNLVLQRQINSLVLPQQVHLILAENPDATMRGFASSHYGVTPGDAAIADRTTRLVLQADTPTWLAWAQAQVNGQPRISPLVTNYLTANPSDLFTAPTSDQEDADLQPTPRAWARVSRLLRELDRQDLLGTTAVARELLVGNLGATVGTAFAGYVQTKRPTLTVAQLYTQDAAATTFRTLNPAQQQRLLTQCLQNVDAWPLTKTVNAERFTQLLMLCAPDGQFAVARTMAQQPGLLEALYQQVATTTAVSQLYAVLTQIGKRGSQIEV
- the rplS gene encoding 50S ribosomal protein L19, whose translation is MRQNQLIAKINQEQLRDDVPDFRAGDTVRVHARIVEGSRERIQLFEGVVIKRKGAGIQATYTVRKISNGVGVERIFPLHSPRVAKIDVIRQGRVRRAKLYYLRDLNGKAARIPERRRN
- the trmD gene encoding tRNA (guanosine(37)-N1)-methyltransferase TrmD is translated as MRIDVLSLFPDMFSGPMHDSIVGKAIENGHLTMPVTNFRDYSTNKHGNVDDYPFGGGAGMLLQPQPIFDALAATQEQAAAEGLPKGRVILTDPAGVTFDQHVAETFAHEEHLTFLCGHYEGYDERIRQLVTDEVSLGDFVLTGGELPTMVMIDATVRLLPGVLGNAESAPGDSFSSGLLEYPQYTRPADFRGMTVPDVLISGNHQKIDEWRQKEALRRTYLRRPDLIDHQHLTQQQKHLLADVRIEEEEKRDQQSRS
- the rimM gene encoding ribosome maturation factor RimM (Essential for efficient processing of 16S rRNA) is translated as MTYYTVGTIVNTHGIKGEVRVIATTDFPQKRFAKGAVLWAFLPNATQPTKLTVATVRQHKQFYLLSFTGYPSINDVEGFKTATLKITADELQADDLKPGEYYYHQIVGLHVVTESGDQLGTIKEILSPGANDVWVVQRTGKADLLLPVIDQVVKHIDLDSQQVTVDLMEGLD